ACCAGGCGGGCGGATCGCCGGGCGCGACCGGCGGGCAGCCGGCCAGGCCTGCGGCGATGCGGACCGCACCGTCGCCGCGACGCCACGCGGCGAGCCAGACGTCGTGCGGATGATCGAGCGCCGCGACCGATTCGCCGCCGTCGAGCTGGATCGAGAATTTCGGCGACACCTCGCCGCGGCGCGGCTCGTGCGTCAACATGTCGAGCAACGGCAGCGCGAGCGCGAGGCTGTCGAGCAGTGCGTCAGGATCGCGCCCCGCGAGCGGGCTGAGCATCAGGTTGCGGACATCGTCGCTCACGGCGAGCGAGGCCCGGTCGCCGGCGGCATCGCCCGTGCTCGCGCGCGGGCCCAGGCCCGCGCCGAGCAATGCGTCGGTCAGCGTATCGGCCGCGCCGTCGCGGACGCCGCGCAGCTGGAGATTCGCGCGATTGGTTGCGTCGATCGCGCCGGAGCCGCAGGCGCGCGCGGCGGCGGCGATCGCCCGCGCCTGCCGTGCGTCGAGCCGGCCGCCCGGCAGCTTGATCCGGCACAGCCCGCCGTCGGCGGCGGCGACCACGCGCACGAGCCCCGGACAAGCCGACGGGCGCACGACGGGCGACGCAGGAATGGAATCGGGGGCGGAACTCAACGGGATACCGGGACAGTGTCGCGCCGCGGCCAACGCATCGGTACACCCCGCCCGACGCCGACTGGCACGCACGCACTTTCATGCCGGCAGGTCTCCTGGCTGACAGGTCGGCGCCGGCTCCCGGCCTTCCCGGTGAAACCAGTGGCATGAGGGGGGCGATCGGCTCGCTGTCTACAGTTGCGGGGGCAGCCACAGCGGCGCGGTTTGCGCCCTGTGTTCCCTCTTCGGCCCCGAAGGGCACCGGCGAACGAACGGCCGTAGGATACCCGATTTCACCGGCGCTTCGCGACCGCCGGGCGGCCGCCGTGGCCGAAGCGAAATGCGGCCGGGCGCCGGCGGCCCCGCAGATGAAACGCGCGATGGAACACGGTACCATGCCGACTTTCACAATGCGGACGGCCGCACCGGCGCCTTCACGGCCGCCGTGCGGCGACTCGATGGAACCGGACGATGGGGAAGGGTGCATGACGGCGTGGCTGACGGTAGTGGGCATCGGCGACGACGGCTACGCGGGGCTCGGGCGCAGCGCGCGGCGCGCGCTGCTCGACGCGACGCGCGTGGTCGGCGCGAAGCGGCACCTCGACATGCTGCCCGCGCGGCTGCGGGCCGAACGCGCAGCATGGCCGTCGCCGTTCGACCTGTCGGGCCTGCTCGCGCGGCGCGGATCGCCCGTCTGCGTGCTGGCAAGCGGCGACCCGATGCTGTTCGGCGTCGGCGCGACACTCGCACGCGAACTGTCCGCCGGCGAATGGCGCGTGCTGCCCGCGCCGTCGTCGCTGTCGCTGGCTGCCGCGCGGCTCGGCTGGGCGCTGCAGGACGTCGGCGCGGTGTCGCTCGTCGGCCGTCCGCTCGCGACGCTCGCGCGCCATCTGCTGCCGGGCCGGCGCCTGTTCGTGCTGAGCGCCGACGGCCGCACGCCGGCCACGGTCGCCGCCGAACTCGCCGCGCGCGGCTTCGGCCCGACGCGCATCAGCGTGTTCGAACACCTCGGCGGCCCGCTGGAACGGCGCATCGACGGCCTCGCGCAGGACTGGAACATCGACGAAACCGCCGCGCTCAATCTCGTTGCGCTCGATTGCCAGGCCGGCCCCGACGCGCCACGCCGCGCACTCACGCCCGGCCTGCCCGACGACGCGTATCGCCACGACGGCCAGCTCACCAAGCGCGACATGCGCGCGCTGACGCTCGGGCGCCTCGCGCCCGCGCCCGGCGAACTGCTGTGGGACGTCGGCGCGGGCAGCGGCTCGATCGGCATCGAGTGGATGCGCGCGCATCCGTCGTGCCAGGCGATCGCGATCGAGTCGCATGCGGAGCGGCAGCGCTTCATCGAGCACAACCGCGACGCGCTCGGCGTGCCGGGGCTGCAACTCGTCGCGGGGCGCGCGCCCGACGCGCTTGCCGGGCTCGCGACACCCGACGCGATCTTCATCGGCGGCGGTGCAACCGCACCCGGCGTGCTCGACGCGTGCTGGTCGGCGCTGAAGCCCGGCGGCCGGCTCGTCGCGAACGCGGTCACGCTGCAGGGCGAGCTGGCGCTCGCCGCGTGGCGCGACATGCACGGCGGCACGCTCACGCGCGTGTCGCTCGCGCACGCCGAACCGCTCGGCCGCTTCGACACGTGGCGGCAGCCGTTGCCCGTCACGCTGTACGACGCGCGCAAACCGGATGCCACGGCAACGGACCTCGCGGATCGCGCATGATGCGAGACGAAACCCCCGAACAACCGGCACCGCTGCGCTTCGGCTACACGACCGGCAGCTGCGCGACCGCAACGTCGCTGGCGGCCGCGCGCCTGCTGCTCGCGGGCGTCGCGGCCGACGCCGTCGAGATCGTGCTGCCGAAGGGGCAGCGCGTGATGATGCGGCTGGCGTTCTGCCGGACCACGGCTGACGGCGCAGAAGCCGGCACGATCAAGGATGCCGGCGACGATCCGGACGTCACGCACGGCGCGCTGGTCTTCGCGCGCGTCGCGCTCGCGGCGATGCCCGGCGTGCGCTTTCACGCGGGGCCGGGTGTCGGCACCGTCACGCGCGCCGGGCTCACGCTGCCGGTGGGCGAACCTGCGATCAATCCGGTGCCGCGCCAGATGATGACTACGCACCTCGACGCGCTCGCGGCCGAATTCGGCTACGCGGGCGGCTTCGACGTGACGATCGGAGTCGAAGGCGGCGAGGCGCTCGCACTGAAGACGATGAACCCGCGTCTGGGCATCGTCGGCGGATTGTCGATCCTCGGCACGACCGGCATCGTGCGACCGTTCTCGTGCTCGGCGTACATCGCGTCGATCCATCAGGGCATCGACGTTGCACGCGCGAACGGGATCTCGCACATCGCCGCGTGCACCGGCAACGCGAGCGAGGATGCGATGCGCGCGCACTACGGCCTGCCCGACATGGCGCTGATCGAGATGGGCGATTTCGCCGGCGCGGTGCTCAAGCACCTGCGCCGCGCGCCGGTCGCCCGCCTGTCGATGTGCGGCGGCTTCGGCAAGCTCAGCAAACTCGCGGCAGGCCATCTCGACCTGCACAGCCGCCATTCCAGCATCGACCTGCCGCTGCTCGCGCAGTGGGCGGCCGAGGCGGGCGCGAGCGCGGCGCTGCAGGCCGCGATGCGCGCGGCGAACACCAGCCAGGAAGCGCTGAAGCTCGCGCAGGCCGACGGCGTGCCGCTCGGCGACATCGTCTGTGCGCACGCGCTGCGGGTCGCGCGCGACATCGTCCCGCCATCGGTCGCGGTCGAGATGTTCGCGATCGACCGGCAGGGCCGCTTCGTCGGGAGCGCACGATGAGCACGCGCATCCTGCTGCTCGGTGGCACCGCAGACGCGCTGAAGATCGCACGCGCGCTCGGCTCGCTGCACGTCTACAGCCTCGCGGGCCTCGGCAAGGTGCCCGACGACTTGCGCTGCGAAGTGCGCGTCGGCGGCTTCGGCGGAGCGGCGGGGCTCGCCGCGTATCTGCGTGGCGCCGGCATCGGCCTCGTGATCGACGCGACGCATCCGTATGCCGCGCGAATCAGCGCGAACGCGGCGGCCGCTGCGCGCGACGCGGGCGTGCCGCTGTGGGCGCTGCGTCGCGCGCCGTGGGCGCCGCAACCCGGTGACGACTGGCGGATGGTCGACGACTGGGCCGGCATCGAGGCCGCGCTCGCGCCGTTCCGGCGGCCGCTGTTCACGCTCGGCCGCGAACCCCTCGCGCATCTCGACGAGATTCCGCCGCACCAGTTCTGGCTGGTGCGCTGCCTCGATGCGCATCCCGGCAACGCACGCGCGCAGATCATCGCCGCGCGCGGGCCGTTCACGCTCGACGGCGAGCGCGCGCTGTTCGCGCTCGCCGGCATCGACGTCGTCGTCAGCAAGAACAGCGGCGGCGCCGCGACCGAGGCCAAGCTCGACGTCGCGCGTGAACGCAGGCTGCCGGTCGTGATGCTGCGCCGGCCAACGCTGCCCGACGCCGATCGCGCGTTCGACTCGGCCGCCGCGCTGCTCGATGCGCTCGACCCGGCCGCGCGCGCGTGATGTTGCGCGAGCGGCTGCCCCATGAATTGACGGAGATTTTTCGATGACGGTGTATTTCATCGGCGCGGGCCCCGGCGACCCGGAGCTGATCACGGTGAAGGGCCAGCGTCTCGTGCGCACGTGCCCGGTGATCCTGTACGCAGGCTCGCTCGTGCCGCCGGCCGTGCTCGACGGCCATCGCGCGGAGCAGGTCGTCAACACGGCCGAGCTCGACCTCGATGCGATCGTCGCGTTGCTCGCCGATGCGCATGCGAAAGGCCAGGACGTCGCGCGCGTGCATTCGGGCGATCCGTCGCTGTACGGCGCGATCGGCGAACAGATCCGCCGGCTGAAAGCCCTCGGGATTCCATATGAAATCGTGCCCGGAGTGACCGCCACGGCCGCGTGCGCGGCAACGCTCGGCGTCGAGCTGACGCTGCCCGGTGTCGCGCAGACGGTGATCCTCACGCGCTTCGCCGGCAAGACGACGATGCCGGAAGGCGAAGCACTCGGCGCGCTCGCCGCGCATCGCGCGACGCTCGCGATCCATCTTGGCGTGCGGCATCTCGCGAGGATCGTCGACGAAGTGCTGCCGCATTACGGGCCCGCCTGCCCGGTCGCGGTGATCTATCGTGCGAGCTGGCCCGACGAGGAACGCGTGACCGGCACGCTGGCCGACATCGTCGACAAGGTGCAGGGCACGCGGATCGAGCGCACCGCGCTGATCCTGATCGGCCGCGTGCTCGATGCCGAAGGGTTCGCGGATTCGACGCTGTATGCGAGCGGGAGTTGATTGCGCGTGCACGGAACGCGATGCTCGTCGTGTTTCGACGCATCGCGACGACGGATGTTCTCGCGAAGCGACCCGCCCGCTGAGCAGCGCCGTTGGCCGAATGGCGCCAACCCTGCCATCGCACCTGACTGAGCAACGACGGACAATCGCGCGCCGGTCACGAGCCGGTCATCGATCCGACGCCTTCACGCACTGCGTGTGACCCGCGCTACGCACGCGCCACGCGCCGCGCAAACCGCGGCGCGAACCCCGCCGCCAGCGCGAACAGGACGACGCACAGGCAAGCCATCGCGACCCACGCGGGCGACAGATCCGCGAGACGCTGGCGCACGACGCCCGCCGCGAACGGAAACAGCCCTGCGATCAGATAGCCGACGCCCTGCACGAACCCCGTCAACGACGCCGCGTCGGCCGGCGTCGCCGCATGGTCGACCGTGACGATCAGCGACAACGGAAACAGTGCGCCAATACCGACACCCATCAACAGCGCGGCCGGCAACGCAAGGGCCTGCGGCGCAGCCAGCATCACCAGCAGCCCCGCGAGCAACGACGCGATCGCCGCGTGCAGCGCCGAACGGCGATCGGGCAGACGGTCGATCGTCGCCGAGATCGCCAGCCCCGCGACGACTTCAGCGAGCGTCACGCCGCCGAGCAGGCCGCCGGCCGCGGTCGGCGACCAGCCGAGCCGCATGTAGTACGGCGGCAGCCATGCCAGTACGAGGGTGTAGGCGCCCGTCGCGATCCCGAAGAACATCGCGAGCCGCCAGGCGCGCGGCGAGCGCGACGGCCGTTCCCGCACCGCCGACGCCGCCATCGAACCGGACACCAACGCGTCGCCGCCACGGCTGGCCAGCGGCCATGCGAGCGCCGCGACTGCGGCCGGCAGCGACCAGCCCGCAAGCGCGGCGACCCAGCCCCAGCGGTCCGCGGCGAACGGTGCGACGACGCTCGCGAGCACCGCACCGCCCATGATCGACGTCGAATAGACGCCCATCGCGCCGCCGATCCGCGTCGCGAAATGCGCCTTCACGAATCCCGGCAGCAACGCCTGCACCATCGCAATCCCGAGGCCCGCGCAACATGCGCTTGCGAGCAGCAGCCACGCGTACTGCGCGCCGATGCGCGCCGCGCAGGCGAAAGCGATCAGTGCGACGCCCAGCCATACGCCGCCCGCGATCCCCGTCACGCGCTGCAACCGCGGCGCGCTCAGCGCACCCGCGCCCATCAGCAGGATCGGGATCGTGGTCAGCAGGCTCGCCGCGCTGTCGCCGATGCCGGTTGCGCGCTGGATCATGTCGAGCAGCGGACCGATCGCGGCCAGCGCCGGCCGCAGGTTAAGTCCGACCAGCACGATGGCGGCAAGCCGCCATCCGGGAGAAGTGAAACGATTCATGGAACGGCCCTCGGTGTCGGTGCGCGACACCTTCATCACGGATGTCGCGCGTTTTCATGTAAAGTGTCTCGACATCAAGATAAATGCTGATTTATCTCGACGTCAAGATAACTGGTGAGCCGAGGAGGGTTAATGGATCGAGCCGCGCATGCGCTCGCGCAATGGCGTATCGAGCGTCCGGATCTGGATGCGTCGTCGATGCTCGTGATGGGACGGCTGCAGGAGGCCGCGCTCCTGATCGCACGCGACGGTCTCAATCCGTTGTTCGCGCGCTACGGGATGCAGTCAGGCGAATTCGACGTGCTGGCGACGCTGCGGCGCAGCGGCGCGCCGTTCGCGCTGACGCCGACCGCGCTGTACGACGCGCTGATGATGTCGTCGGGCGGGATGACCGCGCGCATCGACCGGCTGCAGAAGGCCGGGTGGGTCGAGCGCCGGCCGAATCCGGCCGACGGCCGCGGCACGCTCGTCGCGCTGACCGACGCCGGCCGCGCACTGATCGACGAGGCGGTGGTCGCGCACGTCGACAATCAGCGCGCGATGCTGGCCGCGCTGTCGGGCGAGGAGCAGGCGCAACTTTCGGTGTTGCTGGAAAAGCTGCTGGCGGGATTGGCTGGAGCGGCATCGGCGCCGGCCGAGAAATAGCGACGCCGGAAATAGCGACGCCGGATCGTCACGTCGAATGAACGCGACGAGCAGGAAACGAAACCGCCTGAAGGAAGCCGGAGAATCGCCCGCCGTGAAGCGGCGGGCAGGCAGCGGGCGGGCCACGGCGCGCGCGCCCGCCGCGCGGCTCAGTCGCGTGCCGGGATGTTGAGCCCGCGCGCGACGGCCGGACGCGCGACGAACGCGTCGAGCGCCCGCGCGACATGCTTGAATTCGCCGAAGCCGACCAGGTCGCCCGCTTCATAGAAGCCGACCAGGTTGCGCACCCACGGGAAGATCGCGATGTCGGCGATCGTGTACGTGTCGCCCATCATCCACTTGCGATTCGCGAGATGCGCGTCGAGCACGGCGAGCAGGCGCTTCGATTCCGCGACGTAGCGATCGCGCGGACGCTTGTCCTCGTAATCGCGGCCCGCGAACTTGTGGAAGAAGCCGACCTGGCCGAACATCGGCCCGATTCCGCCCATCTGGAACATCACCCACTGGATCGTCTCGTAGCGGCCGGCGGGATCCTTCGGGATCAGTTGGCCCGTCTTGTCCGCGAGATAGATCAGGATCGCGCCGGATTCGAACAGCGGCAGCGGCCGGCCGTCGGGGCCGTTCGGATCGATGATCGCCGGGATCTTGTTGTTCGGATTCAGCGACAGGAATTCGGGCGACAGCTGGTCGTTGGTGTCGAAGCGCACGAGGTGCGGCTCGTACGGCAGGCCGGTTTCCTCGAGCATGATCGACACCTTGACGCCGTTCGGCGTCGGCAGCGAGTACAGCTGCAGACGGTCGGGATGCTGGGCAGGCCATTTCTTCGTGATCGGGAAGGCGGACAGATCGGGCATGGAGGTTCGCTCGTCAACGTGGAGGATCCGCGCTCCGCCGGCCTGCCGCGCATCGCGGGCGCCCCTGACACCGCGGCAGGAACGGGACGAACACATCGACAGGCGGGCGGGGCGCGCCGAAAACGCCCACTGTAGCCGATCCCCGCGATCGCTGCAGACGGCGGCCGCGGGCCGTGCCCGAGTGCCGCCGCGCGCGCATCGCGCCGCTGCGTCGTCAGAAGTTGTGCCGCAGCCCGAGCATCGCGGCGGTCGTGCCGACTCCGGGCGCGACGGGCTGCCCGTACACGAGCATCTGGTCCATCGTGCCGCGGTTGTTCACGTGGCCGACCTGCGCATACACCATCGTCCGCTTCGACAGGCTGTAGTCGGCCGTGAGCACGAGGGCCGTCGACCGGTTCTCGGCGCGGTTGCGGTCCTTCAGGTAGTACACGGCCGAGGCGACCTGCAGCGCCGGCGTGAAGCGATAGCCGATGCCGGCCGACAGCATGTCGAGGTTCACCTTGTCCGCATGCGACGGATTCCGGCCGTTGCCGTACGACGCCGACACCGAGAAATCGCGGATCGTGTATTTCGCGCCGACGTAGACGAAGCGGTTGTTGTCGACGCCCGTCGGCGCGACCCCCGGCGCCGGGTTCGTGTCGTGGCCGTTGTAGTAGACGGCCGACGCATTGAGCCCGTAGTTCGAGTACCGCAGCACGACCGACTCGCGCGTGCCGCCCTGGAACTGCCCGGCGACGCCGCCGGGCGCGTATTCGAGCGCGATCGACGCACCCGCGAACGTCGGCGACTGATAGACGAGCGCATTGCTGTCGTACAACGCGCCGATCGCGCCGTTGGTGCTCGTGCCCGGCCAGCCGGCCGCGGTGTTCAGGCCGAGCCACGCGGTCAGCACGCTGCCGAAGAACTGCGCGTTGCGCACGTCGGTGTCGGCCATCGCATAGATCATCGGCACGATCTGGCGGCCGGCCGTGAACGTGCCGAACGGCCCCGACACGCCGAGCGACGCGACCTGGTTGAAGATCGCGACGGCGCCCGGCGTGTCGCTCAGCTGCATCTTGCCGGTGCCGCTGTCGAACGAACCCTGCAACTTGAAGTTGACCTTGTAGCCGCCGCCCAGGTCCTCGCTGCCCTTGATGCCCCAGAAGCTCGAATAGATGCCGCCGTCCTTCATCCGGAACACCTTCCCGGTGTTCGGCGCGCTCGGGCTGAACGACGCAGCCGACGTGCTCTGGTACAACAGGCCCGTATCGACCACGCCGTAGAGCGTGACGGAGGATTGCGCGTGCGCGAGCGCCGAACAGCCGGCAAGCGCCGCGAGCGCGGCCAGTTTCATCTTCATCGAAGTCTCCAGGATCGTAATGGACCGCACGGGATCGAGCCCGGGCGGGTGCAGCGGGGGAAGCGTCGGGGCAGGCGGGTAGGCGCGTGATGCGACGCCGGTGCGAGCCGTGCGGAAAGGTTACGCAACGGCGCGCGGCCGCTCCCCCCCATGCGCGGGGGGCAGGGTTGCGGAGAATCGAAGGGCGCGAAGACGAGGTTGCCGTCAACGGCCACGGCAAGGCTGCTACGGCTGCATGCAGGCGGAGTTCACGGCGCGCTTTCGAGCAGCCCGAGCACGAGCGCGCGACGCACCGCGTGCTTGCGCGAGCTGGCGTCGAGCTTGCCGAACAGGTTCTTCAGGTGCCACTTCACGGTTTCCTCGCCGACCGCGAGCGCCACCGCGATTTCCTTGTTCGACAGGTTGCGCGCGAGCAGTTCGAGAATCACGCGTTCCTTGGGCGTCAGCACGACGCTCGGCACCGCGCGCGGGTTGGCCGGGCTGCGCGGCGCGGGCGGCACGATGCGCGGCTGCGGCTGTGCGGGCCGGACCGAGCCGTCGCCCGAGGGCGCCTCGTCGCCGATGCGGCGCGCCCAGTCGGCGACGGCTGGATGCGCATCGGCGAGCGTGCGCGTGAGGCCGAACAGGTCGGCGAGGTTCATCGCCTCGTCGAGCAGCGCCCGGCCGCCGTGCCCGGACTGTTCGAGCGCGAACGCGCTGAGCGCCATGATCTCGATGCGCTCGCGTCCCATGTTCATCTCGCGCGCCAGCACCGCCGCTTCGTCGAGCGCCGCGCATGCATCGTCCCAGCGGCGTGCGGCAAGCGCGGCGCCCGCGTGCGCCGTGGCCTGCAGCAGCACGACGGGGCGGCGCCACAGCGGCCCGTGCGACGGGAACTCGGCCGCGGCGATCGCGTCGATCCGCTCAACCAGCGCATGGCAGGTCGCCTCGCGATAGCGCGCCGCATGAATGCGCACCTGCTCGGCAAGACTCGCGACCGACAGGCGCGGCAGCCGGCGCGCGACACCCATCGCGTCGAGCGCCTCGAGCAGGTCGATCGCGCGATGCTCGACGCCGCGCAGCAGCGCGATACGCGCGGCCGTTCGGTAGCCGAGCAGCACGGTGTCCGGCGTGCCCGCGTGCTCGAGCACGTCGAGCCGGTTCGCGAGCAGCGCGGCGGCCTGGTCGACGCGATCGGCCTCGTAAGCGATGGCCGCGCACATCGCCGCGAGCATGCAGGTCAGCGGATGGCGGCGCCCGAGGTCGGCTTCCGCGCGGGCGAGCGCGGGCGACAACGCGTCATCCGCGAGCCGGATCTGGCCTTCGTGCAGGTAGCTCAGGCCCGTGATCAGTTCGCCCCAGCGCGCGACGTAGCCGAATCCGGCCGCCGTCTCGCCGCGCGGCGCCGCCTGCTGGAAGCGGCGTGCCTGCGCCGGCTCGCCGACGATGATCGCGCGCGCCGCCAGGCGGTTCGCGTGCATCTGCGCGAGCCACGTCGCCGCGGGCGGCGTGAACTCGGCCCACGGTTCGAACAGCTCGACGAAACGGTCGATTTCGTCCGCGTAATAGGCCGCCGCGCTGAGGATCAGCGCGCATTCGTAGCGCATCGCGGCCGGCGTGCCGGCATCGGCCAGGATGCCGGCGATCTGGCGCTGCGCCTCGACATGGCGCTCGCCGAGTGCCAGCGCCCAGGCGACCGCGATCCGCAGCGTCGGACGCTTGTCGAGTTCCGCATCGGGCAGCAGCGCGAGCCAGTCGAGCACGTCGTTGATGCGGCCCTGCTTGATCGCGTCCTCGAGGCAGCGCTGCGCAAGTGCGTATGCCGTGTCGAACTGGCCGGCCGCATACGCGTGGCGCGCGGCTTCCTCCGTCATTCCGTGCGCGTCGAGCCACGCGGCCGCGCGCGCGTGCAGCGCGCTGCGCTCTGCGTCCGGGCTCGCCGCAAGGCGGTCGCGCAACGTATCGCGCACCAGCGGATGCAGTCGGCACCAGTCGGAATCGTCGGACGCAATGAACAGCGGCGTGTCGCGCGCGAGCCGCGCGAGCCGGTCGGGGGCGTTCGCGTCGTCGAGCAGCGCGGCGCACAGCGACGGATGCAGGCGGTCGGCGACGCTCGTGCGCGTGAGGAACGCGGTGTCGTCGGCCGACAGGTTCGCGAGCAGCAGCTCGACGAGCCGGTCGCGGGTGCCGTCCATCCGCGCGGCGAGTGCGTCGACGGCCTGTCGCGGATCGGCCGAGCGTGCCATCGCGGCCATCGCGAGCTGCAGCCCGAGCGGCCATCCGTCGACGCGCTCGAACAGCCGCGCGCACGCGTCGGCGTCGACCCGCTGCGCAAAGCGCGCGCCGACCAGCGCGATCGTCTCGTCGAGCGTGAAGCGCAGCCAGTCGGGGCCCACGAGCGTGCATTGCCCGCCGGCGAGCAGGTCGCCGGCCGCGTGATCGAGTCCGCGCCGGGCCGCGACGACCACTCGCAGGTTCTGCGGCGCGTTGTGCAGCACGTAGGTCAGCGCGTCGAGGCCGGCGGGCGGCAGCCGCTCCGCATCGTCGACGATCAGCAGCGCGTCGATCGACAGTTGCGCGACTTCGGCCAGCCACGCGGTCAGTCCTTCCAGCGCGCGGGCGGCGCCGTCCGGAATCAGGCGCCCGAAGCCGGGCCGCGCGCAGCCGATGCGCACCGCCTGCACGAGCCCCTGCAGCAGGCGCGGTGCGTCGTCGCGCTCGTCGGCGGACAGCCACACGACCGCGCGGCCGAGCGCAAGGGATTCGCGGCGCCATTGCGCGAGCAGCGAGGTCTTGCCGTAGCCGGCCGGCGCCTGCACGAGCGTGACGGGCCGCGCATCGAAGGCCGGCGCGGCAAGGCTCAGCCGCGCACGCGCGAGCAACTGCGCCGGCACGCGCGGCGCGGTCGTCTTCAGCACGAGTTCGGTGGGGGGCGCGTCGGCGCGATCGGGTGGGTGGGGCATCGGGGCAGCAGTCGGAGTCCGGCGATGCCGTGCGGGCCAGCGTCCGGGGTGAGCGTGGGGGAAAGGATCGGCCGAACCACGTTCGCGCGTCAATCCCCCCCGCGACGAGTGGGGCCGCACCGCCGACCAGTCGATAGCATGGGTTCCGATGCGTGACGAACGCAACCGACGAATGCAACGAGGAGGGACCATGAACATCGTATCGACCGGCGCGCGACGCGGCGCACCGAGCGCCGGATAAGCGGAGCGCCACGATGTATCGCCATCTGCTCGTGACGGTCGACGGCGCGCCCGGCGGCATCGACGCGATCGGCCATGCGCTCGAACTGGCGCGTGCGGTCGGCGCGCGGGTCACGTTCGTGCTGTCCGCCGCCGCACCGGACTCGCGTTTATCCGGAGCGCGGATCCCGGAACACGGTGCGAAAGTGGAAGCCGCC
The sequence above is a segment of the Burkholderia diffusa genome. Coding sequences within it:
- a CDS encoding LuxR C-terminal-related transcriptional regulator; translation: MPHPPDRADAPPTELVLKTTAPRVPAQLLARARLSLAAPAFDARPVTLVQAPAGYGKTSLLAQWRRESLALGRAVVWLSADERDDAPRLLQGLVQAVRIGCARPGFGRLIPDGAARALEGLTAWLAEVAQLSIDALLIVDDAERLPPAGLDALTYVLHNAPQNLRVVVAARRGLDHAAGDLLAGGQCTLVGPDWLRFTLDETIALVGARFAQRVDADACARLFERVDGWPLGLQLAMAAMARSADPRQAVDALAARMDGTRDRLVELLLANLSADDTAFLTRTSVADRLHPSLCAALLDDANAPDRLARLARDTPLFIASDDSDWCRLHPLVRDTLRDRLAASPDAERSALHARAAAWLDAHGMTEEAARHAYAAGQFDTAYALAQRCLEDAIKQGRINDVLDWLALLPDAELDKRPTLRIAVAWALALGERHVEAQRQIAGILADAGTPAAMRYECALILSAAAYYADEIDRFVELFEPWAEFTPPAATWLAQMHANRLAARAIIVGEPAQARRFQQAAPRGETAAGFGYVARWGELITGLSYLHEGQIRLADDALSPALARAEADLGRRHPLTCMLAAMCAAIAYEADRVDQAAALLANRLDVLEHAGTPDTVLLGYRTAARIALLRGVEHRAIDLLEALDAMGVARRLPRLSVASLAEQVRIHAARYREATCHALVERIDAIAAAEFPSHGPLWRRPVVLLQATAHAGAALAARRWDDACAALDEAAVLAREMNMGRERIEIMALSAFALEQSGHGGRALLDEAMNLADLFGLTRTLADAHPAVADWARRIGDEAPSGDGSVRPAQPQPRIVPPAPRSPANPRAVPSVVLTPKERVILELLARNLSNKEIAVALAVGEETVKWHLKNLFGKLDASSRKHAVRRALVLGLLESAP